The following proteins are encoded in a genomic region of Garra rufa chromosome 22, GarRuf1.0, whole genome shotgun sequence:
- the LOC141297993 gene encoding tubulin polyglutamylase ttll6-like, giving the protein MDMKRYQKINHFPGMNEICRKDLLARNMNRMLKLFPKEYNIFPRTWCLPADYSDFQAYTRAKKHKTYICKPDSGCQGRGIYLTKSNKDIRPGEHMICQVYISKPFIIDGFKFDLRIYVLVTSCDPFRIFMYNEGLVRFCTTQYTEPTGSNLEDVCMHLTNYAINKHSENFVRDEDTGSKRKLSSFKTHMEGMSYDTEKMWTDIEDVIIKTLISAHPILKHNYHTCFPNHASGSACFEILGFDVILDRRLKPWLLEVNHSPSFTTDSRLDREVKDSLLYDTLVLINLGACDRRKITEEEKRRVKERLQQNRSREARNEELRQSQAASVEQMEKYEAKHMGGFRRIFPREGGEKYEKYFQHSSSLFQDTAASKAREECARQQLQELRLKQEQKEREKKGTRKQDLQGESAGERAKPRRIQPPRQNPVSLPSMLEQTTLRGETPVALDLIEEEEAERVNELNQRETLLLNMGVVNQVRQLLQSANHFTELFNHSHEQTGFPSHCRHDHKLDSIAEISFRQKNLCTMMQQQVSTKAKPCLQYIHSQPLQNRKPWPSLENGLLQPVQTESGGLKHCGAEETAASNAERQASTCLIKATSAQRIPLTINGSFAWRHGSLSSSLAESRARASMLGVPPLVLGRPQGTTMFRDPKSLYVISTPAPLVPRPHLSHGLRKDPRRVPPHEHSH; this is encoded by the exons ATGGATATGAAACGTTACCAG AAAATCAACCATTTTCCTGGCATGAATGAAATCTGCAGGAAGGACTTGCTCGCACGCAACATGAACCGTATGCTGAAACTCTTTCCGAAGGAGTACAACATCTTTCCTCGCACATGGTGCCTCCCTGCAGA TTATAGTGACTTCCAAGCCTACACCAGAGCCAAAAAGCACAAAACGTATATCTGCAAGCCAGACTCAGGTTGCCAAGGTCGTGGTATCTATCTTACCAAGTCCAACAAAGATATTCGGCCAGGAGAACACATGATTTGCCAGGTCTACATATCCAAG CCTTTCATCATTGATGGGTTCAAGTTTGACTTGCGCATTTATGTATTAGTGACAAGCTGTGACCCCTTCCGTATCTTCATGTACAATGAAGGACTAGTCCGTTTCTGCACCACTCAATATACAGAGCCCACTGGAAGCAATTTG GAGGATGTTTGCATGCACTTGACTAACTATGCCATCAATAAGCATAGTGAAAACTTTGTACGTGATGAAGATACCGGCAGCAAACG GAAACTCTCTAGCTTTAAGACTCACATGGAAGGCATGAGCTATGACACTGAGAAGATGTGGACGGACATTGAGGATGTCATCATTAAGACACTAATATCAGCCCACCCCATTCTCAAACACAATTACCACACCTGCTTCCCCAATCATGCATCCGGAAGTGCCTGCTTTGAGATCCTGGGATTTGATGTGATACTGGACCGTCGACTTAAACCTTGGCTTCTTGAG GTCAACCATTCGCCCAGCTTCACCACAGACTCCCGTTTAGACCGTGAGGTAAAGGACAGCCTGCTGTATGACACTTTGGTGCTGATTAACCTGGGGGCCTGTGATCGCAGGAAAATTACAGAGGAGGAGAAACGCCGGGTAAAGGAAAGACTCCAGCAGAACCGCTCTAGAGAAGCCAG GAATGAGGAGCTTCGTCAGTCACAGGCTGCTAGTGTGGAGCAGATGGAGAAATATGAAGCAAAACACATGGGTGGATTCCGACGGATCTTCCCTCGGGAAGGAGGGGAGAAATATGAAAAGTATTTTCAGCACAGCAGCTCTCTCTTCCAGGACACTGCAGCCTCCAAAGCCAGAGAGGAGTGTGCCAG GCAACAGCTTCAGGAATTGCGTCTGAAGCAGGAACAGAAAGAACGGGAAAAGAAGGGAACACGTAAGCAGGATCTTCAAGGAGAATCTGCAGGTGAAAGAGCAAAACCAAGAAGAATTCAACCCCCACGCCAAAACCCTGTTTCA CTTCCATCTATGCTGGAGCAGACCACCTTGAGGGGAGAGACACCTGTTGCTCTTGACCTAATAGAGGAAGAGGAAGCAGAGAGAGTCAATGAACTTAACCAGCGAGAGACTCTGCTGCTGAACATGGGTGTGGTGAACCAAGTGCGCCAGCTACTTCAAAGTGCCAATCATTTTACAGAACTTTTCAACCACTCACACGAACAAACCGGCTTTCCCTCACACTGCAGACATGATCACAAG TTGGACTCCATTGCAGAGATTTCTTTCAGGCAGAAGAACCTCTGCACTATGATGCAGCAGCAAGTGTCTACAAAAGCCAAGCCCTGCCTGCAGTATATACATTCCCAGCCACTGCAGAACCGAAAGCCATGGCCCTCTCTAGAAAATGGTCTGCTCCAACCAGTCCAGACTGAATCGGGAGGTCTGAAACACTGTGGTGCGGAAGAAACGGCAGCGTCGAATGCAGAGCGGCAGGCATCTACATGTCTAATAAAAGCTACTAGTGCTCAGCGGATACCTTTGACAA TAAATGGGTCTTTCGCTTGGCGTCATGGCAGCTTGAGTTCCTCCTTGGCTGAGTCGAGAGCGAGAGCGTCAATGCTAGGAGTGCCTCCCCTCGTTCTAGGGCGACCGCAGGGTACCACGATGTTCCGTGACCCCAAATCTCTCTACGTCATTTCCACCCCTGCTCCTCTTGTCCCAAGACCACACCTCTCCCACGGCCTTCGAAAGGACCCTCGCAGAGTCCCTCCGCATGAGCACAGCCACTGA